In one window of Desulforhabdus amnigena DNA:
- a CDS encoding manganese efflux pump MntP, with protein sequence MEFIETFLVAVALGCDAFAVGMGVGTRFCAPRQVFRLSFHFGLFQFLMPVIGWFLGQNMVGIMRRWAPWVAFALLFFIGAKMGYESLKPPESDKRDECIDPTRGFSLVMLSVATSIDALGVGIGLGIMGQSLFFSAICIGIVACAMTWMAMKLGNRLSEKFGRRMETVGGLILIGIAVKFLVA encoded by the coding sequence TTGGAGTTTATCGAAACATTTCTGGTTGCGGTGGCACTGGGATGTGATGCGTTTGCCGTGGGCATGGGGGTCGGGACGCGGTTTTGCGCCCCGAGGCAGGTCTTTCGCCTTTCCTTTCACTTTGGATTGTTCCAGTTTTTGATGCCCGTGATCGGCTGGTTTCTTGGGCAGAATATGGTGGGAATCATGCGCCGGTGGGCGCCCTGGGTGGCATTCGCTCTGCTTTTCTTCATCGGTGCGAAGATGGGCTACGAAAGTCTGAAGCCGCCTGAATCCGACAAAAGGGACGAATGCATCGACCCGACGCGTGGATTCAGCCTGGTGATGCTCTCCGTTGCCACAAGCATCGATGCATTGGGGGTGGGGATCGGTCTTGGAATCATGGGACAAAGCCTTTTCTTTTCTGCAATCTGTATCGGTATTGTGGCCTGCGCTATGACGTGGATGGCCATGAAGCTTGGAAACCGACTTTCTGAAAAATTCGGCCGGCGAATGGAAACCGTAGGGGGTCTCATTCTCATCGGGATTGCGGTGAAGTTCCTGGTCGCATAG
- a CDS encoding AIR synthase-related protein, which produces MVARLEITLKSHLFDAEGASLCRKIRDYFGWNPDRIRVVHILTLDTGLSIDELESVRREIFTNPVTQDSSFRPLAKDFDWAIWVGFRPGVRDTAGSVAIEAISDYLGRSPGSGESAYTSRLYLLSGDTLEREQIDTIARELLANDIIQQWRIYARSEWNEEEGIGLIVPKVVLAHTPTVAEIPVPSDEALMALSRERNLALNPQDVPVIRNYFSRTEVVEARKAVGLSVPTDVELEAISQARSDHCNHNTFRGKFHYRDLATGESQVVDNLFKTCIEAPTLTIQRQKDWVVSVLWDNAGLARFDEEHNYAITGETHNSPSNMEAYGGSLTGIVGIYRDIMGTGKGARLVAGLYGYCVGPRDYAGPLRPHLHPRRLLDGIVEGVRDGGNKHGVPTPFGSLFFHPSYLGKCLVFVASLGIMPGKILGEPSDQKCPRPGDCIIMSGGRVGKDGIHGVTASSEIYSANTPAGHVQIGDPYTQKKMHDFLLEARDEGLITFITDNGGGGLSSSVGESAQFAGGAYVELDKVPLKYEGLDVWEIWISESQERMTVAVDPSHLDRFMELSRKHEVESTVIGYYKGDGKLQLAYDGRTCAQLDLSFFSEDFPQWQFDAHWLPPESRGLQEPVLGEPRDYTKLLHALLESPNICSREWIQRQYDHEVQGGSVVKFLTGRERDVPNDAVVLRPLLESNKGLAVSQSLNPTYSVIDTYDMVAASIDEAVRRLLAVGAVLEEIGGVDNFCWPSIQYDPVQNPDGRYKAAQLVRANWALRDMCLAYGIPLLSGKDSMYVDGHLPGEFGERHKISGLPTMQFTATGVVSDVRKCCTMEAKIAGDLVYVLGNTANELGGSEYYDLMGYVGLNVPKVNAEAFWPLYKALERGLASGLMASCHGIYRGGLGVHATMVAFASHLGMILDLARVPRSSTGGMQLRDDQILFSESCGRFLVTVSPSRQKDFESLFKGLPYALVGKITEEPQLVIKGEGGGILVQEPLALLKRSWRQFTQVDAD; this is translated from the coding sequence ATGGTAGCAAGACTTGAAATCACGCTCAAAAGTCATCTTTTCGATGCCGAAGGGGCGAGCCTTTGCCGCAAAATCAGGGACTATTTCGGCTGGAATCCGGACAGGATTCGTGTCGTGCATATTCTCACCCTGGATACCGGACTTTCCATCGATGAACTGGAATCCGTTCGCCGGGAAATCTTCACGAATCCCGTGACGCAAGATTCGAGCTTTCGCCCCCTGGCGAAGGATTTCGATTGGGCCATATGGGTCGGCTTTCGGCCCGGTGTAAGGGATACGGCCGGGAGTGTGGCCATTGAGGCCATTTCGGACTATCTGGGCCGTTCCCCCGGGTCCGGTGAATCCGCATATACCTCCAGGCTTTATCTCTTGTCGGGCGATACATTGGAGCGCGAACAGATCGATACGATTGCACGCGAGCTGCTGGCCAACGATATCATTCAGCAGTGGCGCATTTATGCCCGGTCCGAGTGGAATGAAGAGGAGGGGATCGGGTTGATCGTGCCCAAGGTCGTACTGGCTCATACTCCGACGGTAGCCGAAATCCCAGTTCCTTCGGACGAAGCTTTGATGGCCCTGAGCCGCGAGCGCAACCTCGCTTTGAATCCTCAGGATGTTCCCGTTATCAGAAACTACTTTAGTCGAACCGAAGTGGTCGAGGCGCGCAAGGCAGTAGGACTGTCCGTACCCACCGATGTCGAATTGGAAGCCATCTCGCAGGCCAGAAGCGACCATTGCAATCACAATACCTTTCGGGGGAAATTCCACTATCGGGATCTTGCGACGGGCGAGAGCCAGGTGGTGGACAACCTTTTCAAAACGTGCATTGAAGCTCCCACTCTCACCATCCAGAGACAGAAAGACTGGGTCGTTTCCGTGCTGTGGGACAATGCCGGGCTGGCGCGTTTCGACGAGGAGCATAACTATGCCATCACCGGTGAGACCCACAACAGCCCTTCCAATATGGAGGCCTACGGTGGATCCCTGACCGGCATCGTGGGCATCTACCGCGATATCATGGGGACCGGCAAAGGGGCCCGGCTGGTGGCGGGTTTGTACGGATACTGTGTCGGCCCTAGAGACTATGCCGGCCCATTGCGCCCCCATCTCCATCCTCGGCGGCTTCTGGATGGAATCGTGGAGGGAGTCCGTGACGGAGGGAACAAGCATGGCGTTCCCACTCCCTTCGGAAGCCTTTTCTTCCATCCCTCCTACCTTGGAAAATGCCTGGTCTTTGTGGCGTCCTTGGGAATCATGCCTGGAAAAATCCTTGGGGAGCCTTCCGACCAGAAGTGCCCGAGGCCCGGGGACTGCATCATCATGAGTGGGGGGCGGGTCGGCAAGGACGGGATCCACGGCGTCACGGCTTCCAGTGAAATTTACAGCGCCAATACGCCTGCCGGTCATGTACAGATCGGGGATCCCTATACGCAGAAAAAAATGCACGACTTTCTTCTGGAAGCCCGCGACGAGGGACTCATCACTTTTATCACGGACAACGGCGGCGGGGGGTTGTCTTCCTCCGTAGGTGAGTCGGCGCAATTTGCGGGCGGGGCCTACGTCGAACTGGATAAGGTGCCCTTGAAATACGAGGGGTTGGATGTCTGGGAAATCTGGATTTCCGAATCCCAGGAACGTATGACGGTGGCGGTCGATCCTTCGCATCTGGATCGGTTCATGGAGCTTTCACGCAAACACGAAGTGGAAAGCACCGTCATCGGGTATTATAAAGGGGATGGTAAGCTCCAGCTTGCCTATGACGGCAGAACGTGTGCCCAGCTTGACCTCAGCTTTTTTTCCGAAGATTTTCCACAATGGCAGTTCGATGCTCATTGGCTGCCGCCGGAATCACGTGGCCTGCAGGAACCCGTTCTGGGAGAACCCCGGGATTACACAAAACTGCTGCATGCGCTTCTGGAAAGCCCCAATATCTGTTCGCGCGAGTGGATTCAGCGTCAGTACGATCACGAAGTGCAGGGGGGCAGTGTTGTCAAGTTCCTCACAGGGCGGGAACGGGATGTCCCCAACGATGCAGTGGTGCTCCGGCCTTTATTGGAAAGCAACAAAGGACTGGCGGTTTCTCAGTCCCTCAACCCCACTTATTCCGTCATCGATACCTACGATATGGTCGCTGCGTCCATCGACGAGGCGGTCCGCAGATTGCTCGCCGTGGGAGCAGTTCTGGAGGAAATCGGGGGTGTCGATAACTTTTGCTGGCCCAGCATTCAGTATGACCCGGTTCAAAATCCCGACGGGCGTTACAAGGCCGCGCAACTGGTTCGGGCCAATTGGGCTCTGCGCGACATGTGTCTTGCCTATGGTATTCCGCTGCTTTCCGGCAAAGACAGTATGTATGTGGATGGACATCTGCCGGGGGAGTTCGGAGAGCGCCACAAGATTTCGGGGCTTCCCACCATGCAATTCACGGCCACGGGTGTCGTTTCAGATGTGAGGAAGTGCTGCACCATGGAAGCCAAAATAGCGGGAGACCTCGTCTATGTATTGGGAAATACAGCCAATGAACTGGGTGGTTCGGAATACTACGACCTCATGGGATATGTGGGACTGAACGTTCCCAAAGTGAATGCCGAAGCCTTTTGGCCGCTTTACAAGGCCCTGGAGCGGGGCCTTGCCTCCGGCCTGATGGCCTCCTGTCATGGCATCTACCGTGGCGGATTGGGGGTCCATGCAACGATGGTGGCCTTTGCAAGTCATCTTGGAATGATACTGGACCTGGCCAGGGTACCCCGTTCGTCAACTGGCGGGATGCAACTCAGGGATGACCAGATCCTCTTCAGTGAATCCTGCGGGCGGTTTTTGGTTACTGTGTCACCCTCTCGGCAAAAGGATTTCGAGTCTCTTTTTAAAGGCTTGCCCTATGCCCTCGTGGGGAAGATTACCGAAGAACCTCAATTGGTCATTAAAGGAGAGGGGGGCGGCATTCTGGTTCAGGAACCCCTCGCGCTTCTCAAACGATCATGGAGACAATTTACACAAGTGGATGCGGATTAG